TTGCGGTGTTTGATTTCTACAGTTATAATACCGTCATTTTTTATCACATTGCTGATTTTGCCTGATTCTACGCTATAGACAAGCGGGTTTTTGTCCACTTTTAACACAGCGCAATAATCATTATATTGTATATCTTGAGTTATCACAGGCTTAGAATAACTTAACGGCGTTTTATCTGGATATAATGCTTGCATAATTTTATCCTTTATAGGAATAGTTCCTGGCTGTTCTATTTGAAATATTCCAAAATTTTGCTTAACTACAGATTTTATTCCCGCAGAAACATTTTTTAGATAAGGTATCTGATTAAATAACATCAAAATACCAAAAATCAATCCGCATGCAATAAGGCGTACCGCAGTACCAAACAAGACGCTGCTGCCTTTTTCAACGCTTTGCTGCT
Above is a window of Clostridia bacterium DNA encoding:
- a CDS encoding M23 family metallopeptidase, producing the protein MKYDSLKKVHTKLSYNRYLYYEPKSAQILKQQQSVEKGSSVLFGTAVRLIACGLIFGILMLFNQIPYLKNVSAGIKSVVKQNFGIFQIEQPGTIPIKDKIMQALYPDKTPLSYSKPVITQDIQYNDYCAVLKVDKNPLVYSVESGKISNVIKNDGIITVEIKHRNNTISRYEGLEFVGVKIGQTVNKNFPIGIVNNNRQLKFFLTVDKAAIKDINAEVQWD